One genomic window of Deltaproteobacteria bacterium HGW-Deltaproteobacteria-6 includes the following:
- a CDS encoding sigma-54-dependent Fis family transcriptional regulator, with amino-acid sequence MPNAERLLIVDDDSSMRMALYESLSSCGYEVETAENGADALVKFKNGRFAGVVTDMRMPKMSGMDVLRGVKRISPETPVILITAYGTVNTAVEAMKEGASEFIMKPFSLDDLEFAVKNVLAANVQLKSDKNEEETEGNIYPHKEIITQDTKILGLLDMLKSIAKSKSSVLIQGESGTGKELFARFVYRHSNRRQMPFVAVNCAAIPAQLLESEMFGYEKGAFTGATVKKIGKFELADGGTLLLDEISEMDIQLQAKLLRVIQESEVDRLGGKMPVAVDVRIIATTNADLQNRILQKTFRSDLYYRLNVIPVIVPPLRERNGDIIILAEHFIKKYSEVNEKKEPILTAEAKSSLMAYSWPGNVRELENVIERAVLICQNDQIMPSNLFLEKDGGTTNRQAIPQEHEEKLSQNIDDDKSSTLYEMEKNMIFDTLNKVNWNKTKASKILGISVRTMRNKLNEYGIKDVNTDD; translated from the coding sequence ATGCCAAATGCGGAAAGATTGTTGATTGTCGATGATGATTCATCCATGAGAATGGCACTCTATGAGTCTTTGAGCAGTTGCGGTTATGAAGTGGAAACTGCCGAAAATGGCGCGGACGCCCTGGTCAAATTCAAGAACGGCCGGTTTGCCGGTGTCGTCACAGACATGCGCATGCCTAAAATGAGCGGTATGGATGTGCTGAGAGGAGTCAAAAGGATATCACCGGAGACACCCGTAATCCTGATTACGGCATATGGGACGGTCAATACAGCTGTCGAGGCAATGAAAGAGGGCGCTTCCGAGTTTATCATGAAGCCTTTTTCACTTGATGATCTGGAGTTTGCCGTCAAAAACGTGCTGGCGGCCAATGTTCAATTAAAATCGGATAAAAATGAAGAAGAAACAGAGGGGAACATTTATCCCCATAAGGAAATTATCACGCAGGATACAAAAATTCTGGGACTTTTGGATATGCTCAAAAGTATTGCTAAAAGTAAATCCAGTGTCCTCATCCAGGGGGAAAGCGGTACGGGGAAGGAACTATTTGCTCGCTTTGTCTATCGTCACAGCAATCGCCGGCAGATGCCTTTTGTTGCCGTAAATTGTGCAGCCATCCCCGCCCAGCTTCTGGAAAGCGAGATGTTTGGTTATGAAAAAGGAGCGTTTACCGGCGCAACAGTAAAAAAAATCGGCAAATTTGAACTGGCCGACGGCGGGACGCTTCTGTTGGATGAAATATCGGAAATGGATATTCAGCTACAGGCAAAACTGCTCAGAGTTATTCAAGAATCGGAAGTTGACCGGCTGGGCGGCAAAATGCCGGTAGCGGTTGATGTGCGGATCATTGCCACTACCAATGCCGATCTGCAAAACCGTATTCTGCAGAAGACGTTTCGCAGTGACCTGTATTATCGATTAAACGTGATTCCGGTGATTGTGCCGCCGCTCAGAGAAAGAAACGGCGACATTATTATCCTTGCGGAACATTTCATAAAAAAATACAGTGAAGTCAATGAAAAGAAAGAACCGATCTTGACCGCTGAGGCCAAATCATCGCTTATGGCTTATTCCTGGCCGGGCAATGTCCGGGAACTGGAAAATGTTATCGAGAGGGCCGTCTTAATTTGTCAAAACGATCAGATCATGCCGTCCAATCTGTTTTTAGAAAAAGATGGAGGGACGACAAATCGACAAGCGATACCGCAAGAGCATGAAGAGAAGCTTAGTCAGAATATTGACGATGATAAAAGCAGTACTTTGTATGAAATGGAAAAAAACATGATATTTGACACATTAAATAAAGTAAACTGGAATAAAACAAAAGCGTCAAAAATATTGGGCATTAGTGTCCGTACGATGCGCAATAAATTAAATGAATATGGAATAAAAGATGTTAACACTGATGACTGA